The Papaver somniferum cultivar HN1 chromosome 3, ASM357369v1, whole genome shotgun sequence genome includes a region encoding these proteins:
- the LOC113357184 gene encoding probable L-ascorbate peroxidase 4, peroxisomal: MAAVAVDANYLKEIEKTRRDLRALISSKNCAPIMLRLAWHDAGTYDVKSKTGGANGSIRNEEELKHGANSGLKIAIDFCEEVKKKHPRITYADLYQLAGVVAVEITGGPTVEFVPGRKDSLVSPREGRLPDAKQGGQHLRDIFYRMGLSDKEIVALSGAHTLGRAHPERSGFGGAWTSEPLKFDNSYFVELLKGETEGLLKLPTDNALLDDPAFRRYVELYAQDEDTFFKAFAMAHKKLSELGFSPSSSASKVEAKTTVVLAQSAVGVAVAAAVVVLSYLYEARRIKK, translated from the exons ATGGCAGCTGTAGCAGTAGATGCGAATTACCTCAAAGAAATCGAGAAGACTCGCCGTGATCTCCGTGCTCTCATTTCTTCTAAGAACTGTGCTCCAATCATGCTCCGTCTTGC GTGGCATGATGCCGGAACTTATGATGTCAAATCAAAGACAGGCGGTGCTAATGGTTCAATTAGGAACGAAGAGGAGTTGAAACATGGTGCCAATAGTGGCTTAAAAATTGCCATAGATTTTTGTG AGGAAGTGAAGAAAAAACATCCAAGGATTACGTACGCAGATCTTTACCAG CTTGCTGGGGTTGTTGCAGTAGAGATCACTGGTGGGCCAACTGTTGAGTTTGTTCCGGGTAGAAAG GACTCATTGGTTTCCCCTAGAGAAGGCCGGCTCCCAGATGCAAAACAGG GTGGGCAGCATTTGAGAGACATCTTTTATCGGATGGGTTTATCTGACAAGGAAATTGTGGCATTATCTGGAGCCCACACATTG GGGAGGGCACATCCAGAGAGATCAGGTTTTGGTGGTGCTTGGACTAGTGAGCCTCTGAAGTTTGACAATTCCTACTTCGT GGAGCTGCTGAAAGGAGAAACTGAGGGGTTATTGAAGCTTCCCACAGATAATGCTCTATTGGATGATCCAGCATTTCGTCGTTATGTTGAACTGTATGCACAG GACGAGGATACATTTTTCAAAGCCTTCGCAATGGCACACAAGAAACTTTCTGAGCTTGGGTTTTCACCAAGTTCCTCAGCTTCTAAGGTAGAGGCCAAGACCACTGTTGTGTTGGCGCAAAGTGCTGTTGGAGTCGCAGTTGCTGCAGCTGTGGTGGTTCTGAGTTACTTATATGAGGCTCGAAGAATCAAGAAGTAG
- the LOC113357185 gene encoding cell cycle checkpoint protein RAD17-like isoform X1 — translation MGKRNIVLLSSSSDNEDDHLSSRVCTKPTTRSKSKKQISVSAHGTRKTSCSGGGSKTKRSRRSLSSTTKELFLSHTSSIGEFNFDAFTDGFYEDFQGLAEVPNGSQKSNKKELWVDKYKPQSLQELAIHKKKVEEVKMWLEERLRTSKDEFHSHALVITGQAGVGKSATVRAIASHLGVNLCEWETPTPTLWQEHIHNSNLGVSYMSKLDEFETFVERIRKYSMIPPSSSGGTENPYVLLIDDLPLANGKAAHGKLCKCLHALARSTKIPTIILITEYNKVDTADNSSRYWEDLQSCLESAGACKVAFNPVTTNSIKVALSRICKEEQCSATADQIALIAKASGGDIRHAVTSLQYFCLRQRQIPSLLKLSSTHSKEKLLDIAPMGGALSFGRDETLSLFHALGKFLHNKRESLCASGLGADEFQLRERFVRLPLQMGDPENVLSKAHGQARPIADFLHENVLDFISDEAIEDASAVTSYLSDVDCLLATSHGSTWSHTMTGQHELEKIGQLAAASVSVRGVLLGNSHPAPSRWHSIRSPKIWQVEQSSRRNKDEMLRQRIEASESASASDVSIIATEYRPILKWLGYRTSEVHRRSNVVMEENSDGDIILDDINGENSSDIDEIEDW, via the exons ATGGGGAAAAGAAATATAGTCTTGTTATCTTCTTCATCTGATAATGAAGATGATCATTTAAGCTCACGGGTTTGCACCAAGCCTACTACTAGGTCAAAATCGAAAAAACAAATTTCTGTATCAGCACATGGCACTAGAAAGACTTCATGTTCTGGTGGTGGCTCAAAGACGAAGAGGTCTCGTCGCTCTCTCTCTTCTACTACTAAGGAGCTTTTCCTTTCTCATACATCATCAATAGGAGAG TTCAATTTTGATGCATTTACTGATGGTTTCTATGAAGACTTTCAAGGTCTTGCAGAGGTGCCTAATG GTTCTCAAAAGAGTAACAAAAAGGAGCTATGGGTCGACAAATACAAACCTCAATCATTGCAAGAGCTTGCGATACACAAGAAAAAG GTTGAAGAAGTCAAAATGTGGTTAGAGGAAAGATTGAGAACCTCAAAG GATGAGTTTCACAGCCATGCTCTTGTTATCACTGGACAAGCTGGAGTCGGGAAATCG GCGACGGTCCGTGCAATTGCATCTCATCTTGGAGTCAACTTATGTGAATGGGAAACCCCTACACCCACACTTTGGCAAGAACATATCCACAACTCCAATTTAG GAGTAAGTTACATGTCGAAGTTGGACGAGTTTGAGACTTTCGTTGAGAGGATTAGAAAATATTCAATGATTCCACCATCCAGTTCTGGAGGAACTGAAAATCCATACGTACTCTTAATTGATGATCTTCCTCTGGCAAACGGAAAGGCTGCTCATGGGAAACTTTGTAAGTGTTTGCATGCCCTTGCTCGATCAACTAAGATTCCGACGATTATATTGATCACTGAGTACAATAAGGTTGACACTGCTGATAATTCATCACGTTACTGGGAAGATCTTCAATCTTGTCTTGAGAGTGCTGGGGCGTGTAAG GTGGCCTTTAATCCTGTTACTACAAATTCCATTAAGGTGGCTCTTTCTAGGATATGCAAAGAAGAGCAGTGCAGTGCTACTGCTGACCAGATAGCTCTGATAGCAAAGGCCAGTGGAGGTGATATCAGGCATGCAGTTACGTCCTTACAGTACTTTTGTTTGAGACAAAGACAGATCCCTTCCTTACTTAAACTCTCTTCCACTCATTCAAAAGAGAAGTTACTGGACATTGCTCCAATGGGTGGTGCACTTTCATTTGGCAGAGACGAAACACTTTCTCTATTTCATGCGTTGGGGAAGTTCCTCCACAACAAAAGGGAGTCTTTATGTGCATCTGGCTTGG GGGCTGATGAGTTTCAGTTACGGGAAAGGTTTGTTAGATTACCGTTACAAATGGGTGATCCCGAGAATGTTCTTTCTAAAGCACATGGTCAAGCGAGACCAATTGCAGATTTTCTACATGAAAATG TTCTAGATTTCATAAgtgatgaagcaatagaagatgCCTCCGCAGTAACTTCCTATTTGAGTGACGTTGACTGCCTTCTTGCCACTTCTCATGGGTCCACGTGGTCCCACACAATGACTGGACAACATGAGCTGGAGAAGATTGGCCAATTAGCTGCTGCTTCGGTTTCTGTCAGAGGGGTGCTTCTTGGGAACTCACATCCCGCTCCTTCCAG GTGGCATTCCATCCGCAGTCCAAAAATTTGGCAGGTAGAGCAGTCATCGAGACGAAATAAG GATGAAATGCTAAGGCAAAGAATAGAAGCTTCTGAAAGTGCAAGTGCATCCGACGTATCAATCATAGCAACTGAGTACAGACCCATCTTGAAGTGGCTCGGATACAGAACATCAGAAGTTCATAGGAGAAGCAACGTGGTTATGGAAGAAAACTCCGACGGGGACATAATTTTGGATGATATAAATGGTGAGAATTCATCAGATATTGACGAAATTGAAGATTGGTGA
- the LOC113357185 gene encoding cell cycle checkpoint protein RAD17-like isoform X2 produces the protein MGKRNIVLLSSSSDNEDDHLSSRVCTKPTTRSKSKKQISVSAHGTRKTSCSGGGSKTKRSRRSLSSTTKELFLSHTSSIGEFNFDAFTDGFYEDFQGLAEVPNGSQKSNKKELWVDKYKPQSLQELAIHKKKVEEVKMWLEERLRTSKDEFHSHALVITGQAGVGKSATVRAIASHLGVNLCEWETPTPTLWQEHIHNSNLGVSYMSKLDEFETFVERIRKYSMIPPSSSGGTENPYVLLIDDLPLANGKAAHGKLYLQSCLESAGACKVAFNPVTTNSIKVALSRICKEEQCSATADQIALIAKASGGDIRHAVTSLQYFCLRQRQIPSLLKLSSTHSKEKLLDIAPMGGALSFGRDETLSLFHALGKFLHNKRESLCASGLGADEFQLRERFVRLPLQMGDPENVLSKAHGQARPIADFLHENVLDFISDEAIEDASAVTSYLSDVDCLLATSHGSTWSHTMTGQHELEKIGQLAAASVSVRGVLLGNSHPAPSRWHSIRSPKIWQVEQSSRRNKDEMLRQRIEASESASASDVSIIATEYRPILKWLGYRTSEVHRRSNVVMEENSDGDIILDDINGENSSDIDEIEDW, from the exons ATGGGGAAAAGAAATATAGTCTTGTTATCTTCTTCATCTGATAATGAAGATGATCATTTAAGCTCACGGGTTTGCACCAAGCCTACTACTAGGTCAAAATCGAAAAAACAAATTTCTGTATCAGCACATGGCACTAGAAAGACTTCATGTTCTGGTGGTGGCTCAAAGACGAAGAGGTCTCGTCGCTCTCTCTCTTCTACTACTAAGGAGCTTTTCCTTTCTCATACATCATCAATAGGAGAG TTCAATTTTGATGCATTTACTGATGGTTTCTATGAAGACTTTCAAGGTCTTGCAGAGGTGCCTAATG GTTCTCAAAAGAGTAACAAAAAGGAGCTATGGGTCGACAAATACAAACCTCAATCATTGCAAGAGCTTGCGATACACAAGAAAAAG GTTGAAGAAGTCAAAATGTGGTTAGAGGAAAGATTGAGAACCTCAAAG GATGAGTTTCACAGCCATGCTCTTGTTATCACTGGACAAGCTGGAGTCGGGAAATCG GCGACGGTCCGTGCAATTGCATCTCATCTTGGAGTCAACTTATGTGAATGGGAAACCCCTACACCCACACTTTGGCAAGAACATATCCACAACTCCAATTTAG GAGTAAGTTACATGTCGAAGTTGGACGAGTTTGAGACTTTCGTTGAGAGGATTAGAAAATATTCAATGATTCCACCATCCAGTTCTGGAGGAACTGAAAATCCATACGTACTCTTAATTGATGATCTTCCTCTGGCAAACGGAAAGGCTGCTCATGGGAAACTTT ATCTTCAATCTTGTCTTGAGAGTGCTGGGGCGTGTAAG GTGGCCTTTAATCCTGTTACTACAAATTCCATTAAGGTGGCTCTTTCTAGGATATGCAAAGAAGAGCAGTGCAGTGCTACTGCTGACCAGATAGCTCTGATAGCAAAGGCCAGTGGAGGTGATATCAGGCATGCAGTTACGTCCTTACAGTACTTTTGTTTGAGACAAAGACAGATCCCTTCCTTACTTAAACTCTCTTCCACTCATTCAAAAGAGAAGTTACTGGACATTGCTCCAATGGGTGGTGCACTTTCATTTGGCAGAGACGAAACACTTTCTCTATTTCATGCGTTGGGGAAGTTCCTCCACAACAAAAGGGAGTCTTTATGTGCATCTGGCTTGG GGGCTGATGAGTTTCAGTTACGGGAAAGGTTTGTTAGATTACCGTTACAAATGGGTGATCCCGAGAATGTTCTTTCTAAAGCACATGGTCAAGCGAGACCAATTGCAGATTTTCTACATGAAAATG TTCTAGATTTCATAAgtgatgaagcaatagaagatgCCTCCGCAGTAACTTCCTATTTGAGTGACGTTGACTGCCTTCTTGCCACTTCTCATGGGTCCACGTGGTCCCACACAATGACTGGACAACATGAGCTGGAGAAGATTGGCCAATTAGCTGCTGCTTCGGTTTCTGTCAGAGGGGTGCTTCTTGGGAACTCACATCCCGCTCCTTCCAG GTGGCATTCCATCCGCAGTCCAAAAATTTGGCAGGTAGAGCAGTCATCGAGACGAAATAAG GATGAAATGCTAAGGCAAAGAATAGAAGCTTCTGAAAGTGCAAGTGCATCCGACGTATCAATCATAGCAACTGAGTACAGACCCATCTTGAAGTGGCTCGGATACAGAACATCAGAAGTTCATAGGAGAAGCAACGTGGTTATGGAAGAAAACTCCGACGGGGACATAATTTTGGATGATATAAATGGTGAGAATTCATCAGATATTGACGAAATTGAAGATTGGTGA